The Mesoterricola silvestris sequence AGCGTCTCCCGCTCCCGGCGCGCCAAGGTGCAGAACGGCGCCCTGGAGGACCTCACCACCAGCAAGCGCGGAGGCCTGGGCGTGCGCGTCCTGCGCCCCGGCGCCAAGGGCGTGCGCACCGGCATCGCCACCACCACCGACCTGGGCCGCGCCGATTTCACCGACCTGTTCGCCCAGGCCTGGGAGCTTTCGGCCCTGGGGGACGAGGACCCCTGGATCCGCCAGGCCTCCCCCTCCGGCGTGGACGACCTGCCCCCGCGCCACGATCCCCGGGGCGCCGCGCTCACCCCCGAGGAGCGCATCCGCCGGGCCCTGGAACTGGAAGCCCAGGCCCGCAGGGCCTCGTCCAAGGTGGTGGCGGTGCGGGACGCGTCCTGGGCCGACGGCGACGGGGCCACCCTGCTCCTGACCCAGCGCGGGGTGCGGGCCTACGACCTGGGCTCCTCCTGCTCCGCGGCCATCGAACTGGCCGTGGAGGAGGGCGGGGACCGCCAGGCCTCCTGGCACTGGGACATGGGCCGCCACCCCGGCGCCCTGGACCTGGCCGCCATCGGCGCCGAGGCCGCCCGCAAGGGGGAGCGCAAGCTCAACCCCGCCCAGATGGACGCGGGCCGCTTCAACGTGGTGCTCCACCCCGAGGTGACCGTGGACATCCTGGGCATCGTGGCTGGGATGCTCTCGGCCGAGGCCGTGCTCAAGGGCCGGAGCCTCTTCGCGGGCCGGCTGGGCGAAGCCATCGCCTCCCCCCTGCTCACCCTGGTGGACGACGGCCGGCTCCCGGCTGGCCTGGGTTCCGAGCCCTGGGACGGGGAGGGCCTGCCCACCCGGCGCAACGTCCTCATCGAGAAGGGCGTCCTGGGCACCTACCTCCACACCCTCAAGACCGCCGCCGAAATGGGCGTGGCCCCCACCGGCACCGCCGGCCGCGGCACGGGCAGCAACCCCGGCGTCTCCACCTTCAACCTCTTCCCGGAAAAGGGCGACACCGCGCCTTCGCAGCTGTACCGCATGGCCGGGGACGGCGTCCTGATCACCGAGCTCATGGGCCTCCACACCGTGGACCCCGTCTCCGGCGACCTGAGCGTGGGCGCCTCGGGCATCCGCATCCGCGGTGGGGAGCTGGCCGAGAGCGTGGACCGCATGACCTTCGCGGGCAACCTGCGGGATTTCCTCACCCGCATCGCCGCGGTGGGCGACGATCTCCACTGGTACGGCAGCAGCGCGGGCGTCTCCCTCCTCCTGTCGGACATGAGCCTTGGCGGGGCATGATAAGGTAGTCGGTGCCTAATTCAGAGGATCCGATGTCCATAGCCGCAGCCCGTCAATACCTAGCCTTTCCCCACCTCGAACCCGAACTCCGGGCCGAACTGGAACCCCTGGTCCAGGCCGCCGAAAAGGGCGACGCCGGGGCCCTGGTGGAAGTCAACGACCGCTTCTTCGAACCGCTCGCCTTCGGCACCGGCGGCCTGCGGGGCATCATGGCCGCAGGCCTGCGCCGCATGAACAAGCCCAACGTCCGCCGCACCACCCTGGCCCTGGCCCAGGTGGCCAAGGCCCGGGCCCCCCAGGCCCGCACGGCCCTGGTCGGCTTCGACACCCGCCTGCAGTCCGACGTCTTCGCGCGGGAAGCCGCGCGGGTGCTGGCCGCCGCCGGCTACCAGGTGTACCTGGGCAGCCGCCCCCTGCCCACGCCCTTCCTCTGCTACGCCATGCGCAAGCTGGGAACCGCCTGCGGCATCATCATCACCGCTTCGCACAACCCCAAGGAATACAACGGCTACAAAGCCTATGACGACAAGGGCGCCCAGGTGGTGAGCCCCTGGGACACCGACGTGGAAGCCGCCATGGCCTCCTTCCCCCTGGTGCCCGAGCCGCCCCCGGCCGAGGGCGACGCCCGCATCGTGCCCATCCCCGCCGAGCTGGAGGAGGGCTACCTGGCCCTGGGCCTGGAGCTCATGACCCGCCCCGCCGGGTTCAAGCCCGCCAAGGTCCTCTACACCCCCTTCCACGGCACCGGCATCGCCTTCGTGCCCGAGCTCTTCAAGCGCGCCGGCCTCCCCCTGGAGATCTGCGCGAGCCAGGCCGTGCAGGACGGCACCTTCCCCACCGCCCCCCGGCCCAACCCCGAGGAGATCGCCGCCTACAAGGCCCCCCTGGCCGACGCCGCCAAGGCCGGGGCCGACGTGATCCTCGCCAACGACCCCGACGCGGACCGCATCGGCCTCGTGGCCCCCCGCAACGGCGCCTGGGAGCTCATGAGCGGCAACGACCTGGCCGCCCTCACCCTGGATCACCTCTGCACCCAGAAGCGCCTCAAGGGCGTCCTGGTGACCACCGTGGTCACCTCCGACCTCCTGGCCGAAGTGGGCCGCCGCCACGGCCTGGAAGTCATGTGGACCCTCACCGGCTTCAAGAACATCGCCCTGTGCATGGATATCCTCGGGAAGAACGGCGAGACCTACGCCTACAGCGCCGAGGAATCCTTCGGCATGCAGCTGAGCGACCAGATGCGCGACAAGGACGGCGTCCTCGCCGCCCTGGTGGTGGCCGAGATGGTGGGCCACTACAAGGCCCAGGGCATGGGCCCCTACGAGGCCGTGGAGGCCCTCAAGGCCCGCATCGGCACCTTCCACAACCGCCTGGTGAACCTGGAGGATCCCCGCCCCGGAGGGGCCGTGCGCTTCGCCGAGGCCATGACCCGCATCCGCGCCGCCGGCCTCACCGCCTTCGCGGGCGAAAAGGTGGTCTCCTGGGAGGACTTCCAGTCCGGCGAATGGCACGGCGCCGGCAAGGTGGAGCCCATCCTGGACCGCCCCACGAACCCCGCCAAGGCCCGGCGCATGGACCCCTCCAACGTCCTGAAGTTCCGCCTGGAATCCGGCGCCTTCGCCGCCTTCCGCCCCAGCGGCACGGAGCCCAAGCTGAAGGTGTACCTCCAGAGCCGCACCGACGCGGCCCTGCTGGACCGCATGGAGACCGAGGCCAGGGCCCTGCTGGGACTCTGATCGGAGAAGCGAAGCTCCCGGCCGCGTCGTCGTGCGTGTCCCGGACCTTCGCCCCGGTTCGTCGCTGCGGGCCAGGCCCGCAGCGACGGACAGCTCTCACCTGGTCCTTGGGCCTGTGCTTCCACCCATTGGCCCCGACCCATTTCTGCCGGCGCCCACGCCGAAGCCGAAGGGATGGTCATGTCGTCCCCGGATCCCAACGTGGCGACACACCCTCGCAAGGTTCTGCCGGGGATGCACGGGGACGGACGGGGATGGAAAGGTTAGGCGCCGTCCGCGCCGAAGCCGGTCTTGGCAGGACGGGGCGGAGGCTGGGCGGCGAGCTGGTCGATCTTCGCGGCGTCCTTCTCCTCGAGCCTGCGGGTGGCCTCGGCCGGGGGGAAGATCTCCGGGGCCTCCTCCTGGAGGAAGCGCCGGGTGCGGGCCAGGAGGGAATCCATGTCCTGGAGGAACCGCACCCGCTCCAGCTTCAGGCCCCGCAGGGCCGCGTCCATCTCCTGGGACTTGGTCATGGCGTCCCGCAGCAGCTCGTCGGCCTTGAAATCGGCCTCCCGCAGGATGAGGGCCTTCTCCCGGTTCACCGCGTCCAGGATCTCCTCCTTGGTGCGCTGGGCGTTGAGCAGCGTCTCCCGGAAGATCCGGTCCTGGTCCTGGTACTGCTTCAGGTGCTCCCGCAGGTCCAGGATCTCGGTGCGCAGGCGGGAGTTCTCCATCTGGAGCTCCTCCCATTCCCCGGCCACCTCCAGCAGGAAGGCCCGCACTTCCCCTTCCTCCAGGCCCCGGAACCCCTTCTCGAATTCCCGGCGTTGGATGTCCAAGGGCGTGAATTTCATGGGCGCTCCTAGGAGAGGACGCTCTTCTGCAGGAGGGCCTGCAGGGCGTAGAGGATCAGGATGGCCACCATGGGGCTGAAGTCCATGCCCATGGAAGTGGGCAGCAGGGTCCGGATGGGGTGGAGGAGGGGATCCACGATGCCGTGGAGCAGGCGCACGATCGGATTCCTGGGGTCCGGCTGGAACCAGGAAAGGATGCTCGTGATGATGATGAGCATCGAGAGCAGGAAGATGAGCTTGTCGGCCACGATGACGAGGAGCATGGGCAGGGGGACCTTTCCTTGCCATGATAATCGGAACCGGTTCCGGCGTCCCCTTGGACAATTGGGGAGAACTGCAGTACAACCGTCAGATGCGAATCGGAATCTCCTGCTATTCGACGTTCGGCGGTTCTGGCGTGGTGGCCACGGAGGTGGGCAAGGCCCTTGCCGCCCGGGGCCATGAGGTGCACCTCCTCAGCCCCACGGTGCCCCCCCGGCTCCTGGGCTTCGAGGACCGGATCATGTTCCACGAGGTGACGGCCAGCACCTACCCCCTCTTCGAGGCGGCGCCCTATTCCATCGCCCTGGCCTCCAAGATGGCCGACGTGGCCGAGCACCACGACCTGCAGATCATGCACGCCCACTACGCCATCCCCCACGCCTCGGCGGCGCTCCTGGCCCGCATGGCCCTGGGGGGCCGGCTCAAGGTGGTCACCACCCTCCACGGCACCGACATCACCGTCGTGGGTTCGGACCCCAGCTACCTGTCCATGGTGAAGCTGGCCATCCGGGAAAGCGACGCCGTCACGTCCGTGTCCGAGTACCTGCGGGACGAGACCTACCGCACCTTCAAGGTGGACCGCCCCATCGACGTCATCCCCAACTTCGTCACCGCCCCCTCCGACCCCAACGCCGGGTGCCGCAAGTGGCTGTGCCCCGCCGGCACCTCCATCCTCACCCACATCTCCAATTTCCGCCCCGTCAAGCGGGTCATGGACGTCATGAGGACCTTCGAGCGGGTGCAGCGCGAGCACCCCGCCTTCCTCGTCATGGTGGGCGACGGCCCCGACCGGGCCGAGGCCGAGGCCTACGCCCGGGACCAGGGCTTCGCCGACCGCGTGCGCTTCACCGGCAAGCAACTGGACATCGACACCGTCCTCGCTTGTTCGGACGTCTTCCTGCTCCCCAGCGGCACCGAAAGCTTCGGCCTGGCCGCCCTGGAAGCCATGGCCCACCGCGTCCCCGTCATCGCCAGCCGCGTGGGCGGCCTCCCCGAGGTGGTCCGCCACGGCGTGGACGGCTACCTGGAGCCCCTGGGCGACGTGGACGCCATGGCCGAGGACGCCCTCACCCTCCTGCGCGACCCCGCCCTCCGCAAGCGCATGGGCCTCTCCGCCCAGACCCGCGCCCTGGAGACCTTCGAGGAGAAGCCCATCGTGGACCAGTACGAGGAGGTCTACGAACGGGTCCTGGCCGTCCCGAAATCCATCGTGGATTTTGGCGCGCGGACACGCTAGACTAGCTCCTTCGGCTGGGTAGCTCAGGTGGTTAGAGCGAGGGTCTCATAATCCCTAGGTCCGCGGTTCGAGTCCGCGCCCAGCCACCACACGTAAGAAAGCCCTGACACCACTAGGTTTCGGGGCCTTTTTCTGTCCGGTTTCGTTCAACACTTAGGTGCGCCAGTTTTCGGCGAATTCCCCCAAGCGTAGGGTCTGAGCGTAGGGTTTTTCAGGGAGTGGCTTTTATAGCCGGTCCAAGGGGATGGATGGGCAAAGGGCCCGACCGTCCAAGCGTAAATCCGCTATCCTGAAGCACGTCCCCGCACAACCAGGAGTGGCCATGACGATGCATAGCCTCCACGTGGAGGTCCAGGACGAAGCCCTTGGCAAGTTCATGGGAGCCACCCCCCTTAATGCCCTCGCGGAGCTCATCTGGAACGCCGTGGATGCGGATGCGTCCACCGTGCGTGTCCAGTTCGAGGAGGCCGACGGGTCCGGCAGGATCAGCCGCATTCTCATCACGGACGATGGGGAAGGCATCAATGAGCAGGATCTTCAGACCGGATTCGTCAAGCTTGGGAAGTCATGGAAAAGGCTCGCCACCACCACCCGCGGGAAAGCCCGGATGCTGCATGGGGAATCCGGGCAAGGACGGTACCAATCATTTGCCCTTGGGCACCTGGTTGAATGGCGGACCAAGTTCAGGGCCATCGATGGGAAGCTGCTGAAATACAGCATCTTCGGAAAAAGGAATTCGCCGCGGGATTTCAGCTACACCGACTTCGAACCGGCTTCCGGCAAGACCGGGACGACGCTCATCATCGATCAGATCCACTCGACCGTCAGGGGGCTCAAGAAGGATGAGGCCATCGAGAAGCTCCATAAGATTTTCGCCCTGTACCTCAGACAGTACCCTGGGGATCCGACCATCGAGGTGAATGGCCACAAATTGGATCCCTCCAAGGTAATTCTTGGTGCCTACACCTATGACCTGCTCGTGGATGACGGCAAAGGAAACGCCACCTCGGTTCACCTGGATGTCGTGGAATGGGCATTCAAAACGGAAAGGGAGATATTCCTTTGCAACGAGAAGGGCTTCACCCTGCACAACCACCCCACAGGGCTTCGCGGTGCAGGAGCAAATGTCACCGTCTATGTCCGTTCTCCGTGGCTGCAGGAATTGGACCGGCTGAGACAGATTGAGTTGTATAGGTCGCATGAACTTGGTGTGGCCCTGGAAGCCGCCGTCGTAGCCAAACTACAGGAGCACCTTGAAGAGAAGTGCAAGACCGAGGACGCGGCCTTGCTTGAGCGGCTCAAGAAGGACAAGGTCTATCCCTATTCGGCCCCGCCCCAATCTGTGGGCGAGGCGCTGGAAAGACGCGTGTTCGACGAATGCGCGGTCCGCGTCCACCGCGCCTTACCCGATTTCGAAAGCAACTCCAGCAAGAGCAGGAAGCTTTCTTACAGGCTCATCAAGGAGGCGCTCAACAGCAATCCAGACGCCTTGACGACAATTCTTCGCGAGGTGCTCGGGCTCACGAAGGAACAGCAGGAAGAGTTTGCGGAACTCCTCAGCAGGACCCAGTTGTCGGCCATCATCAGCGCATCCAAGACGATCACCGACCGCCTCCATTTCCTGGACGGGCTGGACTGCATCCTGTTCGAAAAGAGGAGCCGGAAGGGCCTAAAGGAACGGTCCCAGCTCCACAAGCTCATCGAGCGAAACACTTGGATTTTCGGGGAATCCTATTCCCTTTCGGTTTCGGACCAGCATCTGAACAGGGTCCTGGACAAACACATCCAGATGCTGGGCAGGAACCAAAGGAACCCTGACCCGGTGTTGACGGCCGATGGGAAGAGCCCCGGAATCATTGACCTCATGGTTTCCGGCTATATCCATCACCAGGAGGACGAACTCGAGCACCTCATCATCGAACTCA is a genomic window containing:
- a CDS encoding TldD/PmbA family protein, with the translated sequence MTDPALFQSYISDSLEERLQAGIRSALALGAEGAEAFVSVSRSRRAKVQNGALEDLTTSKRGGLGVRVLRPGAKGVRTGIATTTDLGRADFTDLFAQAWELSALGDEDPWIRQASPSGVDDLPPRHDPRGAALTPEERIRRALELEAQARRASSKVVAVRDASWADGDGATLLLTQRGVRAYDLGSSCSAAIELAVEEGGDRQASWHWDMGRHPGALDLAAIGAEAARKGERKLNPAQMDAGRFNVVLHPEVTVDILGIVAGMLSAEAVLKGRSLFAGRLGEAIASPLLTLVDDGRLPAGLGSEPWDGEGLPTRRNVLIEKGVLGTYLHTLKTAAEMGVAPTGTAGRGTGSNPGVSTFNLFPEKGDTAPSQLYRMAGDGVLITELMGLHTVDPVSGDLSVGASGIRIRGGELAESVDRMTFAGNLRDFLTRIAAVGDDLHWYGSSAGVSLLLSDMSLGGA
- a CDS encoding phospho-sugar mutase — protein: MSIAAARQYLAFPHLEPELRAELEPLVQAAEKGDAGALVEVNDRFFEPLAFGTGGLRGIMAAGLRRMNKPNVRRTTLALAQVAKARAPQARTALVGFDTRLQSDVFAREAARVLAAAGYQVYLGSRPLPTPFLCYAMRKLGTACGIIITASHNPKEYNGYKAYDDKGAQVVSPWDTDVEAAMASFPLVPEPPPAEGDARIVPIPAELEEGYLALGLELMTRPAGFKPAKVLYTPFHGTGIAFVPELFKRAGLPLEICASQAVQDGTFPTAPRPNPEEIAAYKAPLADAAKAGADVILANDPDADRIGLVAPRNGAWELMSGNDLAALTLDHLCTQKRLKGVLVTTVVTSDLLAEVGRRHGLEVMWTLTGFKNIALCMDILGKNGETYAYSAEESFGMQLSDQMRDKDGVLAALVVAEMVGHYKAQGMGPYEAVEALKARIGTFHNRLVNLEDPRPGGAVRFAEAMTRIRAAGLTAFAGEKVVSWEDFQSGEWHGAGKVEPILDRPTNPAKARRMDPSNVLKFRLESGAFAAFRPSGTEPKLKVYLQSRTDAALLDRMETEARALLGL
- a CDS encoding DivIVA domain-containing protein, giving the protein MKFTPLDIQRREFEKGFRGLEEGEVRAFLLEVAGEWEELQMENSRLRTEILDLREHLKQYQDQDRIFRETLLNAQRTKEEILDAVNREKALILREADFKADELLRDAMTKSQEMDAALRGLKLERVRFLQDMDSLLARTRRFLQEEAPEIFPPAEATRRLEEKDAAKIDQLAAQPPPRPAKTGFGADGA
- a CDS encoding YggT family protein, translating into MLLVIVADKLIFLLSMLIIITSILSWFQPDPRNPIVRLLHGIVDPLLHPIRTLLPTSMGMDFSPMVAILILYALQALLQKSVLS
- the bshA gene encoding N-acetyl-alpha-D-glucosaminyl L-malate synthase BshA — protein: MRIGISCYSTFGGSGVVATEVGKALAARGHEVHLLSPTVPPRLLGFEDRIMFHEVTASTYPLFEAAPYSIALASKMADVAEHHDLQIMHAHYAIPHASAALLARMALGGRLKVVTTLHGTDITVVGSDPSYLSMVKLAIRESDAVTSVSEYLRDETYRTFKVDRPIDVIPNFVTAPSDPNAGCRKWLCPAGTSILTHISNFRPVKRVMDVMRTFERVQREHPAFLVMVGDGPDRAEAEAYARDQGFADRVRFTGKQLDIDTVLACSDVFLLPSGTESFGLAALEAMAHRVPVIASRVGGLPEVVRHGVDGYLEPLGDVDAMAEDALTLLRDPALRKRMGLSAQTRALETFEEKPIVDQYEEVYERVLAVPKSIVDFGARTR
- a CDS encoding ATP-binding protein, with the translated sequence MTMHSLHVEVQDEALGKFMGATPLNALAELIWNAVDADASTVRVQFEEADGSGRISRILITDDGEGINEQDLQTGFVKLGKSWKRLATTTRGKARMLHGESGQGRYQSFALGHLVEWRTKFRAIDGKLLKYSIFGKRNSPRDFSYTDFEPASGKTGTTLIIDQIHSTVRGLKKDEAIEKLHKIFALYLRQYPGDPTIEVNGHKLDPSKVILGAYTYDLLVDDGKGNATSVHLDVVEWAFKTEREIFLCNEKGFTLHNHPTGLRGAGANVTVYVRSPWLQELDRLRQIELYRSHELGVALEAAVVAKLQEHLEEKCKTEDAALLERLKKDKVYPYSAPPQSVGEALERRVFDECAVRVHRALPDFESNSSKSRKLSYRLIKEALNSNPDALTTILREVLGLTKEQQEEFAELLSRTQLSAIISASKTITDRLHFLDGLDCILFEKRSRKGLKERSQLHKLIERNTWIFGESYSLSVSDQHLNRVLDKHIQMLGRNQRNPDPVLTADGKSPGIIDLMVSGYIHHQEDELEHLIIELKRPKVAIDRKVMEQVDRYAQAVAGDERFHQAKVRWRFLAISNEMTEDIRRKAKQKDRPRGLVENYDDLNVQIWAKTWAEIIEECRSRMRFYQSKLEFKPDRESALAFLKSLSPEYLPAHLRGEESA